Below is a genomic region from Propionispora vibrioides.
GCAATGTGAAGCAACTGCAGGGTGTGGTGGAGCAGGCTTTCTTCAACACGCCGGGGGAAACCATCATGCCGGCGAATATCAACCTGCCGGGCAATAAGAGTCTGGCGGCGGCCACCTGGAAGGAAGACCGGGAAGTATTCATCGAAGCATGGAAATCGGCCGGCGGCAATATCAGCCGTTTAGCCAACATGCTGAACGTCAGCCGGGTTACCTTGTACAGATATCTGAAAAAATACGGATTAGAAAAAGACTAGTTCCCCTAGACCTCTTCGAAGAGGTCTAATAAGCGGTAATAGATGCGACAGATGAGGTGAGCGGTAGATGAGACTCAGGCGAAAGCCCTGGATTGATGAAGCAATCAAAGATTATGAGGATATCGTACGGTTTGGTCCGTTAGAGGAGTTGGCCGGCTGCTGGCAGACGGAATTTGGCCGGACAGCGCCGCTTTATGTGGAACTGGGAACCGGTAAGGGCCGGTTTATTTCTGAACTGGCCGAGCGTCACCGGGACATTAATTTTATCGGCATTGAAGCGCAGCAGGATGTGCTATTTTACGCTGCACGGAAAGTTCGCGATAAAGGGTTGACCAATGTGAGGCTGCTGGTGTTTGATATCAACGGCATTACCAACATTTTTGCTCCCGGTGAGGTAGACCGGTTTTATATCAATTTCTGCGACCCCTGGCCTAAGGCGCGTCATGCCAAACGGCGGCTCACGTACCGTGGCTTTCTGGAAAAGTATAGAAGCCTACTAAAGACGGACGGTGAGCTTCACTTTAAAACTGACAACCGGACACTGTTTGATTTTTCGTTGGAGGAATTCCGGGAGAGCGGCCTGCGGTTACGTAATGTCACTTATGATCTTCACGCCGAGGGTGCGCCTGGCCGGAGCGAGAACATTATGACCGAATACGAAGAAAAATTCAGTGCTAAAGGTACAAAGATTAACCGGGCGGAAATATTATTTTCATGACCATCCGGGCGGGATGCGGCATACACTGTAATAGTCCATACTTTGTCGGATAGGAGAGTGTTTTTATGTCGCGTCAACCATCGTCCCGCACGGTTCCCCAGCCGCTGGAGCCCTTGAACGTGGAGGAGCTCAGGTTTTGGCTGACTATTATGAAAGAGCATGCTATCTTTATAAAAAACGGACTTCCCTGTGGCTGCACGGAATTGCGCGATGAGGCCCAGGCTTTTTGCGAAGAGTTTACCATGCTGCTGGAACGGACCAAGCATGCCCAAAGCGATAAAAAATTTAACGAACTGGTCAATGATGCAAAATGTACGGTAAAGGATTTTTGCAAATTTAAACGGGGTCTG
It encodes:
- the trmB gene encoding tRNA (guanosine(46)-N7)-methyltransferase TrmB; the protein is MRLRRKPWIDEAIKDYEDIVRFGPLEELAGCWQTEFGRTAPLYVELGTGKGRFISELAERHRDINFIGIEAQQDVLFYAARKVRDKGLTNVRLLVFDINGITNIFAPGEVDRFYINFCDPWPKARHAKRRLTYRGFLEKYRSLLKTDGELHFKTDNRTLFDFSLEEFRESGLRLRNVTYDLHAEGAPGRSENIMTEYEEKFSAKGTKINRAEILFS